A single Cyprinus carpio isolate SPL01 chromosome A6, ASM1834038v1, whole genome shotgun sequence DNA region contains:
- the LOC122145420 gene encoding serine protease 27-like: protein MWRLTCVSLALLLCVQGSFSQLNVCGQAPLNTRIVGGVDASEGSWPWQISLHSSNFGGHFCGGSLINNEWVLTAAHCLPGVSASSLRVYLGRRTQQGVNANEISRNVTSIIVHNSYDRNTNNNDIALLQLSSAVTFNNYIRPVCLAAQNSVFPSGTSSWITGWGDIQSGVSLPSPGILQETMVPVVANDQCNTLLGSGSVTSNMMCAGLMEGGKDTCQGDSGGPMVSKQCSVWVQSGITSWGYGCADPNAPGVYTSVSQYQIWITNNIGQNLPGFVTFSPTSTCQSVSTTSPTSTTSPTTTKTTTTPKTSTTLRPATTTLSPNQGF from the exons ATGTGGAGGTTAACGTGTGTCAGTTTGGCCCTGCTCTTATGTGTTCAAG GTTCATTTTCTCAGCTGAATG TTTGTGGACAAGCCCCTCTAAACACCCGTATTGTGGGTGGTGTGGATGCCTCTGAGGGTTCGTGGCCGTGGCAGATCAGTTTGCACAGCTCCAACTTTGGAGGTCATTTTTGCGGAGGCTCCCTCATCAACAATGAATGGGTGCTGACGGCAGCTCACTGTTTACCAGG TGTCAGCGCATCCAGCCTGCGTGTGTATTTGGGAAGGAGGACACAACAGGGAGTCAATGCCAATGAGATCAGCAGAAATGTCACTTCGATCATCGTCCACAACTCCTACGACAGGAACACAAATAATAATGACATCGCTCTGCTCCAGTTGTCCTCTGCAGTCACCTTCAATAACTATATTAGACCTGTGTGTCTGGCAGCCCAGAACAGTGTCTTCCCTTCTGGCACCAGCAGCTGGATCACAGGCTGGGGAGATATTCAATCTGGAG TGAGCCTACCATCTCCTGGGATTCTGCAGGAGACTATGGTTCCAGTGGTGGCTAATGATCAGTGTAATACTCTTCTGGGTTCTGGATCTGTTACCAGCAACATGATGTGTGCTGGTTTAATGGAGGGAGGCAAAGACACTTGCCAG GGGGATTCTGGTGGTCCAATGGTGAGCAAGCAGTGTTCAGTGTGGGTTCAGTCTGGTATCACCAGCTGGGGTTATGGCTGTGCTGATCCCAATGCACCTGGTGTTTACACCAGCGTGTCACAGTATCAGATCTGGATCACCAACAACATTGGGCAGAACCTGCCAGGTTTTGTCACCTTCAGCCCTACAAGCACATGCCAGTCTGTTTCTACTACATCACCCACTTCTACAACCTCCCCAACTACTACTAAAACTACTACCACCCCAAAAACCTCTACTACCTTAAGACCAGCAACAACGACTCTTTCGCCCAATCAGG GGTTTTAG